The following coding sequences lie in one Salarias fasciatus chromosome 7 unlocalized genomic scaffold, fSalaFa1.1 super_scaffold_4, whole genome shotgun sequence genomic window:
- the enc1 gene encoding ectoderm-neural cortex protein 1, which produces MKMSVCVHENRKSRASTGSMNIYLFHKSSYADSVLMHLNSLRQQRLFTDVLLHAGSRSFPCHRAVLAACSRYFEAMFSGGLRESQASEVDFRDSIHPEVLELLLDYAYSSRVVINEENAESLLEAGDMLEFQDIRDACAEFLERNLHPSNCLGMLLLSDAHQCTKLSELSWGMCLSNFPAICKTEDFLQLPKDMVVQLLSHEELETEDERLVYEAALNWINYDLERRHCHLPELLRTVRLALLPAIFLMENVSTEELINAQAKSKELVDEAIRCKLKILQNDGVVNSPCARPRKTSHALFLLGGQTFMCDKLYLVDQKAKEIIPKADIPSPRKEFSACAIGCKVYITGGRGSENGVSKDVWVYDTVHEEWSKAAPMLIARFGHGSAELKHCLYVVGGHTAATGCLPASPSVSLKQVEQFDPVANKWTMVAPLREGVSNAAVVSVKLKLFAFGGTSVTHDKLPKVQCYDPQENRWTVPASCPQPWRYTAAAVLGNQIFVMGGDTEFSACSAYKFSSENYQWTKVGDVTAKRMSCQAVASGNKLYVVGGYFGTQRCKTLDCYDPTLDAWNSITTVPYSLIPTAFVSTWKHLPA; this is translated from the coding sequence ATGAAAATGTCCGTGTGCGTCCATGAGAACCGGAAGTCACGAGCCAGCACCGGCTCCATGAACATCTACCTTTTTCACAAGTCGTCGTACGCTGACAGCGTCCTCATGCATCTGAACTCGCTGCGGCAGCAGAGGCTTTTCACAGATGTCCTTCTTCACGCCGGTAGCCGCTCTTTCCCCTGCCATCGGGCCGTCCTGGCAGCCTGTAGCCGCTACTTTGAGGCCATGTTCAGTGGGGGGTTGAGGGAGAGCCAGGCCAGCGAAGTCGACTTCCGTGACTCCATCCACCCAGAGGTTCTAGAGCTTCTGCTGGATTACGCCTACTCATCACGCGTTGTCATCAATGAGGAGAATGCAGAGTCTCTGTTGGAGGCTGGGGACATGTTAGAGTTTCAGGACATTCGGGATGCTTGCGCCGAATTCCTGGAGAGAAACCTTCACCCGTCCAACTGTCTCGGTATGCTGCTTCTGTCCGATGCCCATCAGTGCACCAAGCTGTCCGAGCTCTCCTGGGGCATGTGCCTCAGCAACTTCCCCGCTATTTGCAAGACAGAGGACTTCCTCCAACTGCCCAAAGATATGGTGGTGCAACTTTTATCACACGAGGAGCTAGAGACAGAAGATGAAAGGCTGGTTTATGAAGCTGCACTTAATTGGATCAATTATGACCTGGAGAGGAGGCACTGCCATCTTCCAGAGCTCTTGAGAACAGTCCGCCTCGCCTTGCTGCCTGCCATCTTTTTAATGGAAAACGTCTCAACTGAAGAACTCATCAATGCCCAGGCCAAGAGCAAGGAGCTGGTGGACGAAGCCATCCGCTGTAAGCTGAAGATCCTCCAGAACGACGGTGTCGTAAACAGTCCATGTGCTCGACCAAGAAAGACCAGCCATGCCCTCTTTCTTCTTGGCGGGCAGACTTTCATGTGTGACAAGTTGTACCTGGTTGACCAGAAGGCCAAAGAGATCATCCCGAAAGCTGATATTCCCAGCCCAAGGAAGGAGTTCAGTGCTTGCGCCATTGGCTGTAAGGTGTACATCACAGGAGGGCGAGGCTCGGAGAACGGAGTGTCCAAAGATGTATGGGTCTATGACACTGTCCACGAGGAATGGTCAAAGGCTGCGCCCATGCTCATCGCCAGATTCGGCCATGGATCTGCAGAACTCAAGCACTGTCTGTACGTTGTAGGAGGTCACACTGCAGCAACCGGTTGCCTCCCGGCTTCTCCGTCAGTGTCGCTCAAACAGGTGGAGCAGTTTGACCCGGTGGCAAACAAGTGGACCATGGTCGCTCCTCTCCGAGAGGGCGTGAGCAATGCGGCGGTGGTCAGTGTCAAGCTCAAGCTGTTTGCCTTCGGAGGAACCAGCGTCACCCACGACAAGCTTCCCAAGGTGCAGTGCTACGACCCACAGGAGAACCGATGGACCGTGCCCGCTTCCTGCCCGCAGCCGTGGCGCTACACCGCTGCTGCCGTGCTGGGAAACCAGATCTTCGTCATGGGCGGAGATACTGAATTCTCGGCGTGCTCTGCATACAAGTTCAGCAGCGAGAACTACCAGTGGACTAAAGTGGGCGACGTGACGGCCAAACGCATGAGCTGCCAGGCCGTGGCATCGGGGAACAAACTGTATGTGGTGGGTGGGTACTTCGGTACGCAGCGGTGTAAAACTCTGGACTGCTACGACCCCACTCTGGATGCATGGAACAGCATCACTACTGTGCCATACTCGCTCATTCCTACGGCTTTCGTCAGCACCTGGAAGCATCTACCTGCTTGA
- the LOC115382699 gene encoding zinc finger protein 436-like, whose product MSALGRPNLSFQNRPGHSVVCSKHFLKESPQQHICDQKMSSSLEQEEHEVPHIKEEEVEVTVTDGGSDQSDSVRDSITRRQTAAAAEIFTMLDQNIVQYKEKVDRHRLLEIIWKPQIKLHRTELPQHHDCREEQLSKQEANYSHEQEEPEPPQIKEEEEEEPGLLQFKEEQEEPEPLQIKEEEEEEPGLLQFKEEQEEPEPPQIKEEEEEETGLLQFKEEQEESDVSVFEKQAECEETYREIVNKKRKLCQNVETVTEKMMICETCGKSFSYPSHLLRHKRIHTREKPCSCETCGKSFSTWGNLMVHKRIHTGEKPYPCETCGKSFNQLSCLLRHKIIHTNEKPYTCETCGKSFGEQRRLLRHKRFHTGEKPYSCETCGKSFTQRSDLLCHKRIHTGEKPYACETCGKSFSRSSNLVAHKRIHTGEKPFSCETCGESFNQQGALFCHKRIHTGEKPYPCETCGRSFNRSSNLLAHKRIHTDEKPHPCETCGKSFSALGNLTVHKRIHTGEKPYPCKRCGQSFNQQGALGRHMRIHTKTSLFSGSPASA is encoded by the exons ATGTCAGCCTTAGGGAGACCAAATCTTTCTTTCCAAAATCGCCCTGGTCATTCGGTGGTGTGCTCCAAGCATTTCCTCAAAG agagtccacagcaacacataTGTGACCAGAAGATGAGTTCCAGTCTGGAGCAAGAGGAACATGAAGtcccacacattaaagaggaggaggttgAGGTGACTGTGACTGATGGTGGAAGTGACCAATCtgactctgtgagagactcgaTCACCCGGcgacaaactgctgctgcagcggaaATCTTCACCATGCTTGACCAAAATATCGTCCAGTACAAGGAGAAGGTTGATCGgcacagactgctggaaatcatcTGGAAACCTCAAATCAAactacacagaacag AGCTCCCACAGCACCATGACTGTagggaggagcagctctctAAACAGGAAGCAAACTACTCTCacgagcaggaggaaccagaacctccacagataaaagaggaagaagaagaagaaccaggacttctacagtttaaggaggagcaggaggaaccagaacctctacagataaaagaggaagaagaagaagaaccaggacttctacagtttaaggaggagcaggaggaaccagaacctccacagataaaagaggaagaagaagaagaaacaggacTTCTACAGtttaaggaggagcaggaggaatcaGACGTTTCTGTTTTCGAGAAACAGGCTGAATGTGAGGAAACGTATCGTGAAATAGTCAATAAAAAACGGAAATTATGTCAGAATGTGGAAACAGTCACTGAGAAGATGATGATTTGTgagacatgtggaaaaagtttcagttacCCGAGCCATTTACTGCGCCACAAGCGAATTCACACACGGGAGAAGCCTtgttcttgtgaaacatgtgggaaaagtttcagtacaTGGGGTAACTTGAtggtccacaagagaattcacacagggGAGAAGCcttatccttgtgaaacatgtgggaaaagtttcaatcAACTGAGTTGTTTGCTGCGCCACAAGATAATTCACACAAATGAGAAGCCTTATacttgtgaaacgtgtgggaaaagtttcGGCGAACAGCGTCGTTTGTTGCGCCACAAGAGATTTCACACAGGGGAGAAGCCTTActcttgtgaaacgtgtgggaaaagtttcactcAACGCAGTGATTTGCTGTGccacaagagaattcacacaggcgagaagccttATGcgtgtgaaacatgtgggaaaagtttcagtaggTCCAGTAACTTGGTGGCccacaagagaattcacacgggtgagaagccgttttcttgtgaaacgtgtggggAAAGTTTCAATCAACAGGGTGCTTTGTTCTGccacaagagaattcacacaggtgaaaagccttatccatgtgaaacatgtgggagaaGTTTCAATAGGTCTAGTAACTTGTTGGCccacaagagaattcacacGGATGAGAAGCCtcatccttgtgaaacatgtgggaaaagtttcagtgcaTTGGGCAACTTGACggtccacaagagaattcacacagggGAGAAGCCTTATCCTTGTAAAAGATGTGGGCAAAGTTTCAATCAACAGGGTGCTTTAGGgcgccacatgagaattcacacaaaGACGAGTTTATTTTCTGGAAGTCCGGCTTCAGcctaa